The genomic region GACGTGCGGCTCGCGCTGGCCGGCATCAGCTCGCTGGGGTCGTTCCTGATCGGTGCCAGCTGCTCGGCGATCCTCGTCAACTGGGGGCGCCGTCGCGGCCTGCACAGCCAGTTCATGCTGCCGCTGCTGGTCGAGGCCGCGCTGCTGCTTCTGTTCGGGCTGCTCGGCAGCCATCTCGCGCTGTGGGAAACCTTCTTCGTACCGGTGACCGTGACGCTGCTGTGTTTCATCATGGGGCTTCAGAACGCGACGATCACGAAGCTGTCGGGCGCGGAGATCCGCACCACCCACATGACCGGCATCGTGACCGACCTCGGCATCGAACTCGGGAAGCTGTTCTACTGGAACCGGTCGGCGATCGACGTCGACGCGCATGCGGTGGTCGCCAACCGCTCGAAGCTGCGGATTCATGCAACGATGCTTTCGTCGTTCTTCATCGGCGGCCTGGCCGGCGCAATCGGCTTCAAGCATGTCGGCTACGTATCGACCGTGCCGCTCGCCGCGGTGCTCGTCACGCTGGCGATCGTACCGGTGATCGACGACCTGCTCGCGTTGGTCCGCAGCAAGCGTTGAGCGCGCACCCGGCCGCGTTTCCCCGCGTGCCCGGTAGTAGCGCCGAAGGCTCATCGATTATAATTTGATTAACATACCGACCATCCTCGCCCCGCAATGGAAACAAAGACCGCCCGCCTGACCGTCCTGATCGATCCCGCGAAGAAGGAAGCATTCGAGATGCTCTGCGCAGAGCAGGACCTCACGCCTTCGCAAGTCGTGCGGCAACTGATCCGCGAGTATCTCGACCGTCACGGCGTGACGTACAAGACCAAGAGCGCGCTCGGCAAGCGCGTGAAGTAAGCGCGGCCGCGCACGCGGCGGCGCTTGACGCCGCTTGACGCCACTTACGCGCCAATCTCCCACCGCCCCGGAGGCTGCGTACGCTGCACCAGCCGCTGCGGCTCGATGCACTCCCCGGCCTTCATGCGTCTCGCCGTGGCCGCCAGCTTGAGCTCGCCGGCCTGTGTGCACGCAAGTGCGCGTTCGAGCAGGATGCGGAGTGACGGCAGCCGCTGGCCGCCCTTCCACGCAAATGCGATGTAGTTGTTGTCGTCGCCGCACGGCACCAGCGTATACGACGCACCGAACACCGCTCGCAGTTGCTCGAGATGTTGCGGCAATGCCGGATCGTCGTCCATGAAGTTGATCGCCAGTACGCCGGTATCACTCAGGCGCGCCCGGCATGCCGCGAGGAATGCCGCACCCGTGCACCGGCCACGCATGCCGTCCGCGACGAACGCGTCGTGCAGGATCACGTCCGTCCGGACATCCGCCCTTTCCAGGTGATCCGCGGCGTCGGCGCACACCACCGTGAACCGGCCCTCGTCGGCAGGAATCCTGAATACGTCCCGCAGCGCGATCACGTCCGGGTTGATCTCGACCGCGTCGATCGCCGCACCGGGCAGGTGCCGGTAGCAGTACTTCGCCAACGAACCGCCGCCGAGCCCGAGCATGCAGATGTGCGCAGGCTCCGGCTGCAGCAGCAGAAAGCCCATCATCACGCGTGTATAGCCGAGTTCGAGCCGGCCCGGATCCCGGAGCGACATGAAGCTCTGCGTGCCGATATGATCGAAATGGAGCGAAAGTGCGTGCTGCGTCTCCAGCACGAAAGGTCGGCCGTCGTTCAGCGGCGTCGCCAGGAACCTGACGAACGCATCGTAGGAAAATCGTTCCTCGGCCATGGTGGGCAGTCGATCAAGCAGTCGATTGGCGCGGGTGCACTCAGACCTTCTTCAGGTAGCAGGCTTTCAGCA from Burkholderia cepacia ATCC 25416 harbors:
- a CDS encoding YoaK family protein — its product is MPAQYFRNLTGKHRSANANRQLGFSLAFVAGAANAGGFLAVKQYTSHMSGIVSAIADQTALGDVRLALAGISSLGSFLIGASCSAILVNWGRRRGLHSQFMLPLLVEAALLLLFGLLGSHLALWETFFVPVTVTLLCFIMGLQNATITKLSGAEIRTTHMTGIVTDLGIELGKLFYWNRSAIDVDAHAVVANRSKLRIHATMLSSFFIGGLAGAIGFKHVGYVSTVPLAAVLVTLAIVPVIDDLLALVRSKR
- a CDS encoding ribbon-helix-helix protein, CopG family — its product is METKTARLTVLIDPAKKEAFEMLCAEQDLTPSQVVRQLIREYLDRHGVTYKTKSALGKRVK
- a CDS encoding spermidine synthase encodes the protein MAEERFSYDAFVRFLATPLNDGRPFVLETQHALSLHFDHIGTQSFMSLRDPGRLELGYTRVMMGFLLLQPEPAHICMLGLGGGSLAKYCYRHLPGAAIDAVEINPDVIALRDVFRIPADEGRFTVVCADAADHLERADVRTDVILHDAFVADGMRGRCTGAAFLAACRARLSDTGVLAINFMDDDPALPQHLEQLRAVFGASYTLVPCGDDNNYIAFAWKGGQRLPSLRILLERALACTQAGELKLAATARRMKAGECIEPQRLVQRTQPPGRWEIGA